In Capra hircus breed San Clemente chromosome 5, ASM170441v1, whole genome shotgun sequence, the DNA window ATATACTGAGAAGTGAAAAGCTTTTTGCTGAGTCTTCAAAAGTAAAGTGCATGTCTCATCACTCCACAGCAGCAGTAAATAAAAGGAACTATTTGCCAATCTTcctggagggagggaaggcaccatattttcatttttaaaggaagataAACCTGGGAAATAAAATACACTGAGAGAAAAATACATGTAATACCCATATCAGTTTCCAACCCTGGTCTGGGATAAAAGCTGCTATGATCCATACAGATAAAAGAGGATTCCATTAGGGAGAAAACAAATGATCAATGATTATATTTCCAAAGCCAGAAAGTGGGATCACATGATCTATCAACAGAACAGAGTATCTAAAACTAGGTCTGTCTCAGAAAGTCTGAAACATATGGCCACAATTCTATCCCAATAAAATATCTCATTCTAAAATGTACCGAGTAATTGGTACATTCTTCCAGGACAGAGCTTAATGCCCATTACTAGACTACAGCAAAGGACAAGTAGTGTTCTACATTACTTTTTATTAAATAGGGACACAGGGGATTTCCAGAGATATCTAGAAATTAATACCAGTTGTATACATCTTCCCTAATACTCATAGTACCTAAAAATCAAATTCTTAACAGACAAACTGGTCCCATTTTCAATTTTAAAGCACACAGTATTTAAAGCATAAACTGCAATGGTTATATTATAGttgcttaaaaaatataaaaagtaatcagaatctggaaggaaaaatgaaaaggctgagagaaagaaagaaaaaaaaagtacccaacctccaaaataagtaaataggtCAGCCCTTTCGTTTGGAGGTTAACGTTCTGTCTTGACTGCTTGTTTCCAAGAAAACCATATGCACTGGTTCCATCTTAATTCTTATTCCGCATTACAAAGATCATCACATAAATTTGGCACAATTAGCAATCTACTCAGAAGAAAGCATAAATGGAACAATACATGAAAATGGAAGCTGCACACCTATACCACTATACTCTTTTTAGAGAACAGTGAACACTTTAATAAGCACCaaattcacaggaaaaaaaaaaaattctgctatgCACATAAACCAATGGCACTGAAAATGATACAGACacctttaataatttattttctttataatggtCCCACCCTATTATTTTGCTAATCCACCCACTGTCCTATAATTAGGTCATTTATGGGACAGATTGGATGCTATATGACTGAAACTTTTTCATGCTAAAttaaccttaattacatctgaTAAATCCAGATCATAATCTCAGAAACTTCCTCATGTTTAGAGGAAATAATGACATATTTTGCAAGATTATCCAACCTTCTTTCCACTCTACCTTCTCGTTTCTCTAGGATTtgggaaactggaaaattcttgactTTCCAAGAGCTAGACATATGGACTCTATAATCAGTTTATATAAACTTCATTTTCAATCCTAAATTATGACACAATCTCACTGCTGTAAGACTTCCACTGTACCTGCTATGCTGGCAATAATCTTAACACTCTATTAAAATCAAGGGATAATCCAAGATCAGCTATGAGTGAAAGGACAGTAGAGCTGAGGAGCAATACAGTGGGCAAAGTATAATTGCAGCCATGTGACTGAGGAAATCACTGCTAAAGTGCTGGGAGAGTGCCCACAGAGAAAACACAGTACCTTTAGGGAACTTTGCATGTTAAAagtacttccttttttttttttctctctcttctcagcTGCTTAAGAGATCACCTATGGACAcaagtgaaatttaaaattgaGAGAATGCTTTTATCAACATGAAAAGTAAACagcatataaataaatactggACAAGGGCAACCCTGTTATAGAATAACAGTTAAGTTCCAAATGAACCTTCAAAACCACAAATGGACAAAAATGCAAACTAAAGAACAATGAACACATACCAATTTCAAAACTATATACAAactcaaacattttaaattgaaaaagacacaaagcAACAAAGTTAGACATCCCAAACACCAAAGGAAAAACTGAAGGTAAATGGTATTTAATGGCACAAATGCCTCCAGAGAACAATGTTACTGTAAATAATCTGTAGGAGAGAAACTTTCGAGATCATGGTtcagatttttcaaatgtttttggaTAAAGTGACCTGAGACTGATTCTTGAGCCTATTTATAATTCTGATTAAGATACTTGGACATGCCCTTCAAAGGACATCATGAGATGACGAAACAAAATCTCATCTCTTTCTTGCCTTTCAACACACCAACGGCACACCACTTTCTAGAAATGCTGAAGGCAAAGGAACTGACTGGTACATAGGAGGTGTGGTACTTCTATTTCCATTACATATGTTTTGGCTCAAGTCAAAAAGCCtacaattaataaaataaaggatTCCTCATGTTACATGCTGGAGGCCACATACCATGAATAGTGAATCTACAAATAGTACTTTCAAAGCTACAGTTATCTGTTAGCAATGCACgttatcaagaggctctgttTTAAATGCCAACCATGACTTACACATGAATGATATACATGAGTTCAGAATCTTGATAAAAGTCGACCAGCATGTCACTCACTTCAACTCTCATTTTAAATAGGCACTGTGAAAATGGGAATGCTGCTGTACAGTAATGAGTAGTATATAATGAAATTAGTGTTCTTTTATGAGTACCTGCTCTACATTAATTCCCTTTAAAGAAGCacatgaaatattcagaaaaaattttttctatcaGTCTACAAAAGGAGTTAgtgttcagaaataaaaatgaagcacttgcgtcttcattttaaaaaaaaaaaaaaaacttcacaaagGTGCAAATAACGTAAATGCTTTCCAGGGCTCACATGGGCAGATCAGTACTATTGTGTCTCGTTTTCCTAGATGTACCATCATCTCGCGGCAGTGCTTTCTGCAAATTGGACATAGCAGCAGTTCTCTCGATGTCTATCACAGCATACAGCTCTGTGCGCCTGGTAGGGGTCTGTGGAAGGGGAGTGGTAGGCGTTTTTGGAGTCTGAGGGTTGTCAGAGTCACTGCCACCTTCCAAGTCAACCTGTATGTAATTGAGCTGCCTGTGTTCTAAACTTGGGCGTCTGATATCAAAGTTAAAGACTGTCGGCGTACAGTCCCGACGCCTTGAATACTCTATTTTGTGAGCACTTGCCGGCACTGTTACATTCTCTGTATTTACATAGTTATGCATTGGATCTAGATTATTATGGTAGCCATTCAGAGATGGGGTCTTTGGTCCTAAGTTGTCATCTTCATCCCTACTTAGCTTGCGGGCTTCCCAAACAGGAGGCAAAGATGGTAGATTTTCGTAGTTTAACAATGCAGTTCTTCTCTGAGCTGAGTTGTTGATATTCTGGGTATCTGAGGTACTGGTGGACGGCAGACGACCTCTCCTGAAGCCCGAGGCACTGGGGAGAGACAGGCCATTTAGATTTTCATACACCAGTTTGTTAACAGAGGGCACATCTCTTCGCTCATCACTGTCATAGCCAGTGTCCCATTCTGTGTTATTTGCACCACTtccactgatttgatctcttccAAGTTGTTCCAGTTTCTCTTTTTCCATtaattgcttttgaactggtgttggtcCTAAGACAAATTTGACTCCTTCGGGTTCAAGAAGAATCTGAGGGTCCCTGTCCTCAATATTACTTGACTCTTCTTTCGGTGTGTTGCTTTCAGCATTAGAAACTCTTGCCTCCAATGGGACATGCACACTTGTGCGGTTTTTCCGTTCTTCTTGCACACCTGTAGTGTTGACATAGGTATGTACCTAAAACAAGACAGGAAACTGAGTAgcttgtttaaaagaaaagaaaaaagaacaaaaaatctgcctatgtcaattaattttattaactttCTAAGAATATTCTTCAAAGCTTTTGCACCTGTTTTTTACTAATAAAAAGGTTGGGAAGAGGTGGGAGAAATGTAGAAATATCTTCCTAGCTTGATAAAAGAATAACTACTTTAAAATAGATGTGATGGTGAAACATAAGCATTCTATAAAAAGTCAAGAACAAACAGGGATTATTACTTTGATGTTCTAGAAATTCTATCAGTGCATTAAAACCTGATTTAGAAATAGGAAATAACAAGtattaaaaaggaagagagaaatttaTCATTATTTATAGATCATCTGACTATATAAAGAGATAAACCTTATTAGATTTAATAAGAGTTCTATAAGATACATAGATATAAAATAGGTTCCACCTAGTAGGAAATTATCACTACTTAGAAAAGCTCATGGTATTTGGGGGAGATAATACAGAAGTCTTTacataaaatctgaaaaacaaaaaataaaattctaaaggaGGGATATTTAGTTATAGTAAGAACTCATTTAACaagtaaaaaatacaaagaaatgtatttttaaacagtGGAAATTTCTTTAATGATAAACAGTCATACTGTTGACAAAAGATAAGTACAGCTAATTAATACAGACAATGTTCAACCAGGTACACCATtcctaaaatgaaaacagaccaGTTGGGAATATTAAATTGCTCTGTTAAAAACACTGACAAAATCTGCCTTACTGCTAGTAGTGCACTATTTACAAAAACTGTAATATAAAAAGCTTTCCTTTGAGGTTATTTTAAGAGAACTGACCATTAGTTTTGTCTGTCTTCATCTATAGATGCACCTCTCCTGTGGACCCACAAACTTAACTGTAATGCTAAGTTTCCCTCAACACCTATACATATTTGGGTGTATGTCAGCAAATAAATGCTTTGCCCTCTGAATCTTTACTACAAAGGTCATATACAAAAGTGACAGCTAAAATTCAAATTGACTGAAACACTCAAGTGTTAGCACGGTAATAATACTCTAACCCCATACAATACCACTGGACAGCAGGACATGCTTACTTGTTCCTCGGCCACCAGCAAAGGATGTGTAGATTCTTCACCTACTGAGGGTAGGCGGGCACTTCCCACGGAAGGATGTCTGCTGGAAGGATGGGATGAAGCATCTCCGAACGAGGGATATCGGGGATATCCATTGGGTAAGTTCTGAGCAGCAAACCCTGGAGCTGAGTTTGCGTTTATTGGTTTCAGAAAGGATGTAGGGGTAGGGcacaaagaaaaaagtgaatgaGGATACAATCAGAACTAAGAGGTTTAAGGAGGTGTTACTGGTAAGATATACAAGAAACTAGAGCAAAACAGAACCTCCCTCCACTTTTAACTTTCCactcacatttaaaatattattaaacactttgtgttttcatatttaaaatgtttataattataGCTAATAGTTTTTCAAAACTCACAATCACTATATGTTAGCCAATGGTAATTTCTAACATGGTATAGATTAAATATCCATGGTCTATAGCTTATAATAGAAGAGGGGGAAATGGACACTTACTTGTAGGTGTTCGAGGTGTCCTAGGGACTTCCAATTCTGTCTGATGGTTATTCCTTTCAACCACGGGTTCCTCCACTACATTTATACTATTATTCTGCATAATCTCTTGTAACATATTAAATAATTCTTCTGCACGAGCACACTTAAAGGCAAAGATTCCTACAAATATATACCAGAGGAAAAAAACACGGTCACGACatcaaaaaaagacaaaggagcaCCTGTCAAAGAACAAAATTATAAAGGAAGCATTCTGTGTACCAACAGCAAGAAAGGCCTTTCAAATAAATGTCTGATAATTATATTCCCTGTTTCAAAACACAAGCCCAAAAGAAAGTTCACAGAATAATTTTCATTGCCCATGGGTGATGGCTCAAAATAAGGAAGGCAAAAACAAGATTTGCACACTTGCTCTAGTCTGCTTTCTAACAGCAGGGGGAGTCTAACCTGCCATTACCATAGGAATCCACCATTTGATAGACGCTTGCTCTGTGGATTACAGTTGTTACCTTGTTTAATTATTGGATTACCATTCCACTCTGATACAGAAGGAATTTGATGCAAGAGGTTCCCCAACTTGTCCAAGGACTTTTAAGAAGTaagtggcaaaaaaataaaactatgttcTGCTTAACTCCAAAGTTTAAGTTCTTTCCCCCAAGTTGTaacagtaaaagtgaaagtcactcagtcatgtcagactcttttgcaaccccatggactagcctgtcaggctcctccatccatgggatttttcaggcaagaatactggagtgggctgccatgccctcctccaggggatattccctacccagggatcaaactcaggtctcccacatcacag includes these proteins:
- the FRS2 gene encoding fibroblast growth factor receptor substrate 2 — protein: MGSCCSCPDKDTVPDNHRNKFKVINVDDDGNELGSGIMELTDTELILYTRKRDSVKWHYLCLRRYGYDSNLFSFESGRRCQTGQGIFAFKCARAEELFNMLQEIMQNNSINVVEEPVVERNNHQTELEVPRTPRTPTTPGFAAQNLPNGYPRYPSFGDASSHPSSRHPSVGSARLPSVGEESTHPLLVAEEQVHTYVNTTGVQEERKNRTSVHVPLEARVSNAESNTPKEESSNIEDRDPQILLEPEGVKFVLGPTPVQKQLMEKEKLEQLGRDQISGSGANNTEWDTGYDSDERRDVPSVNKLVYENLNGLSLPSASGFRRGRLPSTSTSDTQNINNSAQRRTALLNYENLPSLPPVWEARKLSRDEDDNLGPKTPSLNGYHNNLDPMHNYVNTENVTVPASAHKIEYSRRRDCTPTVFNFDIRRPSLEHRQLNYIQVDLEGGSDSDNPQTPKTPTTPLPQTPTRRTELYAVIDIERTAAMSNLQKALPRDDGTSRKTRHNSTDLPM